Proteins encoded together in one Shewanella acanthi window:
- a CDS encoding PspA/IM30 family protein — protein sequence MGILNKILTAFRGGATEVGQSIVDANSTRIFEQEIRDAEKHLTNAKRELTDVMAKEMQASREVDRLKRSIVEHEGYATQALDKGNEALAIEVAEKIAQLDQELAEQQAANDSFSAHALRLKDLVKKTERQLSDYQRQLSMVKTTESVQKATATITDSFASSNSKLLNAKDSLERIKARQQQFDDRLKAAETLAEESSDKSLQAKLAEAGIGEQKSNANAVLERIKARKS from the coding sequence ATGGGCATTCTGAATAAAATTTTAACAGCGTTCCGCGGTGGTGCCACCGAAGTTGGCCAAAGCATCGTAGACGCAAACTCAACGCGCATTTTCGAACAGGAAATCCGTGACGCCGAAAAACACTTAACTAACGCTAAGCGCGAACTGACCGACGTGATGGCGAAAGAAATGCAAGCCAGCCGTGAGGTTGATCGCCTGAAACGCTCTATCGTCGAGCACGAAGGCTATGCAACTCAAGCGTTAGATAAGGGCAATGAAGCCTTAGCTATCGAAGTAGCTGAAAAAATTGCACAGCTGGATCAAGAACTTGCCGAGCAACAAGCGGCTAACGATAGCTTCAGTGCCCACGCTCTGCGCCTTAAAGATTTAGTGAAGAAAACCGAGCGTCAACTGTCTGATTATCAGCGTCAGTTAAGCATGGTTAAAACCACTGAAAGCGTGCAAAAGGCGACAGCAACCATCACAGATTCTTTTGCCTCAAGCAATTCTAAACTGCTGAACGCTAAAGATTCATTAGAGCGCATCAAGGCACGTCAGCAACAGTTTGATGACAGACTAAAAGCCGCCGAAACCTTAGCCGAAGAAAGCAGCGATAAATCACTGCAGGCTAAGTTAGCCGAAGCCGGTATTGGTGAGCAAAAATCGAATGCCAATGCCGTGTTAGAGCGCATCAAGGCACGTAAAAGTTAA
- the putA gene encoding bifunctional proline dehydrogenase/L-glutamate gamma-semialdehyde dehydrogenase PutA: MEAITMFKASEVLAGRYDSANLDELFQAITDNYIVDEEQYLSELIKLVPSSDEAIERVTRRAHELVNKVRQFDKKGLMVGIDAFLQQYSLETQEGIILMCLAEALLRIPDAATADALIEDKLSGAKWDEHLSKSDSVLVNASTWGLMLTGKIIKLDKKIDGTPSNLLNRLVNRLGEPVIRQAMMAAMKIMGKQFVLGRTMKEALKNSEDKRKLGYTHSYDMLGEAALTRKDAEKYYNDYANAITELGAQSYNENESPRPTISIKLSALHPRYEVANEDRVLTELYETVIRLIKLARGLNIGISIDAEEVDRLELSLKLFQKLFNSEATKGWGLLGIVVQAYSKRALPVLVWLTRLAKEQGDEIPVRLVKGAYWDSELKWAQQAGEAAYPLYTRKAGTDVSYLACARYLLSDATRGAIYPQFASHNAQTVAAISDMAGNRNHEFQRLHGMGQELYDTILSEAGAKAVRIYAPIGAHKDLLPYLVRRLLENGANTSFVHKLVDPKTPIESLVVHPLKTLTGYKTLANNKIVLPTDIFGSDRKNSKGLNMNIISEAEPFFAALDKFKSTEWQAGPLVNGKTLTGEHKTVVSPFDTTQTVGQVAFSDKAAIEQAVASADAAFATWSRTPVEVRASALQKLADLLEENREELIALCTREAGKSIQDGIDEVREAVDFCRYYAVQAKKLMAQPELLPGPTGELNELFLQGRGVFVCISPWNFPLAIFLGQVSAALAAGNTVVAKPAEQTSIIGYRAVQLAHLAGIPSDVLQFLPGTGATVGSALTSDERIGGVCFTGSTGTAKLINRTLANREGAIIPLIAETGGQNAMVVDSTSQPEQVVNDVVSSSFTSAGQRCSALRVLFLQEDIADRVIDVLQGAMDELVIGNPSSVKTDVGPVIDATAKANLDAHIDHIKQVGKLIKQMPLPAGTENGHFVSPTAVEIDSIKVLEKEHFGPILHVIRYKASELSQVINEINSTGFGLTLGIHSRNEGHALEVADKVNVGNVYINRNQIGAVVGVQPFGGQGLSGTGPKAGGPHYLTRFVTEKTRTNNITAIGGNATLLSLGDSDA, translated from the coding sequence ATGGAAGCGATTACTATGTTCAAAGCGAGTGAAGTGCTGGCAGGCCGCTACGATTCTGCCAATCTCGACGAACTGTTCCAAGCAATCACCGACAACTACATTGTCGATGAAGAACAATACTTGTCAGAGCTGATCAAACTAGTGCCTTCAAGTGATGAAGCCATTGAGCGCGTCACCCGTCGTGCCCACGAACTGGTCAATAAAGTTCGTCAATTCGATAAAAAAGGGTTAATGGTTGGCATCGACGCCTTCCTGCAGCAATACAGCCTAGAAACTCAGGAAGGTATTATCCTGATGTGTCTGGCAGAAGCCCTGCTGCGTATTCCTGATGCGGCTACTGCCGATGCTTTAATTGAAGACAAGCTGTCTGGCGCTAAGTGGGATGAGCATTTAAGCAAGAGTGACTCGGTACTGGTTAACGCTTCGACCTGGGGTCTGATGCTGACGGGTAAAATCATCAAACTCGATAAAAAAATCGATGGTACCCCAAGCAACCTGCTAAACCGCTTAGTTAACCGTTTGGGTGAGCCTGTTATCCGCCAAGCCATGATGGCAGCGATGAAGATCATGGGTAAACAATTCGTCCTTGGTCGCACCATGAAAGAAGCGCTCAAGAACAGTGAAGACAAGCGTAAGTTAGGCTACACCCACTCCTACGACATGTTAGGTGAAGCGGCATTAACCCGTAAGGATGCCGAGAAATACTACAACGATTACGCCAATGCGATCACAGAACTGGGCGCACAAAGCTATAACGAAAACGAATCTCCACGCCCAACGATTTCGATCAAACTGTCGGCATTGCACCCACGTTATGAAGTGGCCAATGAAGACCGCGTGCTGACCGAACTTTATGAAACCGTTATTCGCCTGATCAAACTGGCGCGCGGTTTAAATATCGGTATTTCTATCGACGCCGAAGAAGTTGACCGCCTCGAGCTGTCACTCAAACTGTTCCAAAAACTGTTTAACTCTGAAGCCACTAAGGGCTGGGGTTTACTGGGTATCGTAGTTCAAGCCTACTCTAAGCGCGCCCTGCCAGTACTGGTATGGTTAACGCGTCTAGCGAAAGAGCAAGGCGATGAAATCCCAGTGCGCTTGGTAAAAGGCGCTTACTGGGACAGCGAGCTGAAATGGGCACAACAAGCTGGCGAAGCCGCTTACCCACTTTATACCCGCAAAGCCGGTACCGACGTTTCTTATTTAGCCTGTGCCCGTTACCTGTTATCAGACGCAACCCGTGGCGCGATTTACCCACAATTTGCAAGCCACAACGCACAAACCGTTGCGGCGATTTCCGATATGGCCGGTAACCGTAACCATGAGTTCCAGCGTCTGCACGGCATGGGACAAGAGCTGTACGACACTATTCTGTCTGAAGCTGGCGCGAAAGCCGTACGTATTTATGCCCCAATCGGTGCCCATAAGGATCTGCTGCCGTACTTAGTACGTCGTCTGCTTGAAAACGGTGCCAACACCTCATTCGTACACAAACTGGTTGATCCTAAAACCCCTATCGAGTCTTTAGTGGTTCACCCACTGAAAACCCTGACAGGCTATAAAACCCTGGCTAACAACAAAATCGTATTACCTACCGACATCTTCGGTAGCGATCGCAAAAATTCCAAGGGATTAAACATGAACATCATTTCCGAAGCTGAGCCTTTCTTCGCGGCATTAGATAAATTCAAATCGACCGAGTGGCAAGCGGGTCCTCTGGTTAACGGTAAAACTTTAACTGGCGAGCACAAAACCGTTGTTAGCCCGTTCGATACCACCCAAACCGTGGGTCAAGTGGCCTTCTCTGACAAAGCCGCAATAGAGCAAGCTGTTGCCTCTGCCGACGCCGCCTTTGCCACTTGGAGCCGCACCCCAGTTGAAGTGCGCGCCTCTGCTCTGCAAAAACTGGCTGACTTGTTAGAAGAAAACCGCGAAGAGCTGATTGCCCTGTGTACCCGTGAAGCGGGCAAGAGCATTCAAGACGGTATCGACGAAGTACGCGAAGCCGTAGACTTCTGCCGTTACTACGCAGTACAAGCTAAAAAATTAATGGCACAACCAGAACTGCTCCCAGGCCCAACGGGTGAGTTAAACGAACTCTTCCTCCAAGGTCGCGGCGTGTTCGTCTGTATCAGCCCATGGAACTTCCCATTAGCCATCTTCTTAGGTCAAGTGTCTGCTGCGCTGGCGGCGGGTAACACTGTCGTGGCTAAACCTGCAGAGCAAACCTCTATTATCGGTTACCGCGCAGTGCAATTAGCTCACCTTGCGGGTATTCCAAGCGATGTGCTGCAGTTCCTACCAGGTACGGGTGCAACTGTGGGTAGCGCACTGACAAGTGATGAGCGCATCGGCGGCGTGTGTTTTACTGGTTCTACCGGTACTGCAAAACTGATTAACCGTACCCTAGCAAACCGTGAAGGCGCAATCATTCCGTTAATCGCCGAAACTGGCGGTCAAAACGCTATGGTGGTTGACTCTACTTCTCAACCAGAACAAGTGGTTAACGATGTCGTTTCTTCATCATTCACCAGCGCGGGTCAACGCTGCTCGGCGCTGCGTGTACTCTTCCTGCAGGAAGATATCGCAGACCGCGTTATCGATGTACTGCAAGGTGCGATGGACGAGTTAGTGATTGGTAACCCAAGTTCAGTGAAAACGGACGTAGGCCCAGTTATCGATGCGACCGCGAAGGCGAACCTCGATGCCCATATCGACCACATCAAGCAAGTTGGCAAGCTAATCAAGCAAATGCCACTGCCAGCAGGCACTGAAAACGGCCACTTCGTGTCACCAACCGCTGTTGAAATCGATTCAATCAAAGTGCTTGAAAAAGAACACTTTGGTCCAATCCTGCACGTGATCCGTTACAAGGCGTCAGAGCTTAGCCAAGTGATCAACGAAATCAACAGCACTGGCTTTGGTTTAACCTTAGGTATCCACAGCCGTAACGAAGGCCATGCCCTCGAAGTCGCTGACAAGGTTAACGTAGGTAACGTATACATCAACCGTAACCAAATCGGCGCGGTCGTTGGCGTACAACCTTTCGGCGGCCAAGGCCTGTCGGGCACAGGTCCAAAAGCCGGTGGTCCACACTACTTAACTCGCTTCGTGACTGAAAAGACGCGCACTAACAACATCACCGCTATTGGTGGTAACGCGACGCTGCTGTCACTGGGTGATAGCGACGCCTAA
- a CDS encoding TIGR04211 family SH3 domain-containing protein: MLLSPNLLAEGQPRYISDNVFLYILNGPGTEYRILGSIEAGQPITLQGESQGDYSKIVDHKGREGWIQTNLISDTPSFREQVPTLTNELATVKAKLDEVLSTKDDGVDQVAELQSKVSELESTLSKTVKERDNLKVAADRSADEARYAMWREGAVLGGIGLLLGVLLVYIPRPQRRNKKRWM, from the coding sequence ATGTTACTTTCTCCCAACCTGTTGGCCGAAGGTCAACCACGCTATATCTCCGATAACGTCTTTCTTTACATTTTGAATGGCCCAGGTACTGAGTACCGCATTCTTGGCTCTATTGAAGCGGGTCAACCAATCACCCTGCAGGGCGAATCCCAGGGTGACTACTCTAAGATTGTCGACCACAAAGGCCGCGAGGGTTGGATCCAAACCAACCTGATTAGTGACACGCCAAGCTTCCGTGAACAAGTGCCAACCTTAACCAATGAGCTGGCTACAGTTAAAGCAAAGCTGGATGAAGTGCTAAGCACTAAGGATGACGGTGTCGATCAAGTGGCTGAGCTTCAAAGCAAAGTCAGTGAACTTGAATCAACCTTAAGCAAAACGGTAAAAGAACGCGATAACCTAAAAGTAGCCGCAGATCGCAGCGCCGATGAAGCACGTTATGCCATGTGGCGCGAAGGCGCAGTACTCGGTGGCATTGGCTTATTATTAGGCGTCTTATTGGTTTACATCCCAAGACCGCAACGCCGTAATAAAAAACGTTGGATGTAA
- a CDS encoding ion transporter has product MSDKNGWSVRNLATPSPFEFAMMLLSLLSVVLVLVMTFGHLDGETNRLLFFIDTSICLIFLAHFFVGLFRSRDKRFYLRHHWIDFVASIPAIEALRIARVFQILRVIRLIRMSHAYLIPLIKQRKQTTLASLLVSMVTILTFASILILIVENGAEGANIQTAEQAIWWALVTISTVGYGDYYPVTTSGHIIGGVVIVSGVSFFGVITGYMASVFVSPDDNEHHQRNEAHKAEIKSELELALARMEANQRQMEQNQAQILAQIAELEKALSNKK; this is encoded by the coding sequence ATGTCAGATAAAAATGGTTGGTCAGTCCGCAACTTAGCTACGCCATCACCCTTCGAATTTGCCATGATGTTGCTGTCATTGCTATCCGTCGTCTTAGTGTTAGTGATGACCTTTGGTCACCTTGATGGCGAAACCAACCGTCTGCTATTTTTTATCGATACCAGTATATGCCTCATTTTTTTGGCTCACTTTTTTGTTGGCCTTTTTCGTTCACGGGATAAACGCTTTTACCTTCGCCACCACTGGATTGATTTCGTCGCCAGCATTCCCGCCATCGAGGCGCTGCGTATTGCTAGGGTGTTTCAGATTTTACGGGTGATACGGCTTATCCGCATGAGCCATGCCTACCTTATCCCACTGATAAAGCAGCGCAAACAAACCACACTCGCAAGCCTCTTAGTCTCCATGGTGACCATACTCACCTTCGCCTCTATCTTAATTTTGATTGTGGAAAACGGCGCTGAAGGGGCCAATATTCAAACCGCTGAGCAGGCCATTTGGTGGGCGTTAGTGACTATATCGACCGTGGGTTATGGGGATTATTATCCGGTCACTACCTCGGGGCATATTATCGGTGGCGTGGTGATTGTCAGTGGCGTGAGCTTTTTCGGGGTGATCACAGGTTATATGGCCTCAGTGTTTGTCTCACCCGATGATAATGAGCACCATCAACGTAATGAGGCCCACAAGGCCGAAATCAAATCGGAATTAGAACTGGCGCTCGCTCGCATGGAAGCTAATCAAAGGCAGATGGAGCAGAATCAGGCGCAAATCCTCGCGCAAATTGCCGAGCTTGAAAAAGCCCTAAGCAATAAAAAATAG
- a CDS encoding YjfI family protein — MNIHTLANHLNSLGNNSQTGFQFDCYPIGGEVEVLQVNVVGREEIPVFVSVTDNQILCISYLWGENEVNQERRSEMFETMLELNIPMPLSAFAKIDDKYVVYGALSLQSSMQEIEQELAVLSDNCLEVIDEMVDYLK; from the coding sequence ATGAATATTCATACTCTTGCGAATCATCTTAATAGCCTTGGTAATAACAGCCAAACGGGTTTCCAATTCGATTGTTACCCCATTGGCGGCGAAGTCGAAGTGTTGCAAGTGAATGTGGTCGGCCGTGAAGAAATCCCAGTGTTTGTATCGGTAACGGATAACCAAATCCTCTGCATCAGTTATCTGTGGGGCGAGAATGAAGTCAACCAGGAACGTCGCAGCGAAATGTTTGAAACCATGCTCGAACTAAACATTCCTATGCCACTGTCAGCCTTTGCAAAAATTGATGACAAATATGTGGTTTACGGTGCGTTGTCACTGCAATCGAGCATGCAGGAGATAGAGCAAGAATTAGCAGTCTTATCCGATAACTGTTTAGAAGTTATCGATGAAATGGTCGATTATCTGAAATAA
- a CDS encoding inorganic phosphate transporter produces the protein MVDAGMEVANVLVTSGPWLIAVAAAFGFLMAWGIGANDVANAMGTSVGSNAITIKQAIIIAMIFEFAGAYLAGGEVTSTIRNGIIDSSYFTEVPELLVYGMIASLLAAGIWLVVASALGWPVSTTHSIVGAIIGFASVGVGSEAVAWEKVGGIVGSWIITPAISGFMAFILFQSTQKLIFNTDDPLANAKRYVPFYMAFAGFIMSLVTILKGLSHVGIHLKGSEAYLLAGAIAVVVGIFGKIAISRLKMSENASHKTMYANVEKVFAILMILTACCMAFAHGSNDVANAIGPLAAVVSVVNSGGVIASKSALVWWILPLGAVGIVMGLAIFGKRVMQTIGKNITHLTPSRGFAAELAAASTVVIASGTGLPISTTQTLVGAVLGVGMARGIAAINIGVVRNIVVSWVVTLPAGAGLSIIFFFMIKGIFN, from the coding sequence ATGGTTGATGCAGGAATGGAGGTGGCTAACGTCTTAGTCACCAGTGGGCCATGGCTTATCGCCGTTGCCGCCGCATTTGGTTTTCTCATGGCTTGGGGTATTGGCGCGAATGACGTTGCTAATGCGATGGGAACCTCTGTAGGTTCAAATGCCATTACGATCAAACAAGCGATCATCATCGCGATGATCTTCGAATTTGCTGGCGCCTATTTGGCGGGTGGTGAAGTAACGAGCACAATCCGTAACGGGATTATCGACTCTAGCTACTTCACTGAGGTACCAGAGTTACTGGTATATGGCATGATTGCCTCGCTATTAGCGGCCGGTATCTGGTTAGTGGTTGCGTCAGCCCTAGGTTGGCCAGTATCGACCACTCACTCTATCGTGGGTGCCATCATCGGCTTCGCTTCTGTGGGTGTTGGCAGTGAAGCAGTTGCCTGGGAAAAGGTTGGCGGTATTGTTGGTTCGTGGATTATCACCCCAGCGATCTCCGGCTTTATGGCATTTATCCTTTTCCAAAGCACGCAAAAGCTGATTTTCAACACCGATGATCCATTAGCTAACGCTAAACGTTATGTCCCATTCTACATGGCGTTTGCAGGCTTTATCATGTCACTAGTGACTATCCTTAAGGGTTTGTCACACGTAGGTATTCACCTAAAAGGTTCAGAAGCTTACCTATTAGCTGGCGCGATTGCTGTGGTAGTAGGTATCTTCGGTAAGATTGCAATTTCTCGCCTGAAAATGAGCGAAAACGCATCTCACAAAACCATGTACGCCAACGTTGAAAAAGTGTTTGCGATTCTCATGATCCTGACAGCATGCTGTATGGCCTTCGCCCACGGCTCAAACGATGTAGCAAACGCGATTGGTCCATTAGCCGCCGTTGTCTCTGTTGTTAATAGTGGGGGTGTTATTGCGTCTAAATCAGCACTCGTTTGGTGGATCCTGCCTTTAGGTGCCGTGGGTATCGTAATGGGTCTGGCGATTTTCGGTAAGCGCGTGATGCAAACCATTGGTAAAAACATCACTCACTTAACGCCAAGCCGTGGTTTCGCCGCTGAATTAGCAGCCGCTTCTACCGTGGTTATTGCTTCTGGTACTGGTTTACCTATCTCTACCACCCAAACCTTAGTCGGTGCGGTATTAGGTGTGGGTATGGCCCGTGGTATCGCGGCAATCAACATCGGTGTAGTACGTAACATTGTGGTTTCATGGGTTGTGACTCTGCCAGCAGGTGCTGGTTTGTCGATCATCTTCTTCTTTATGATTAAAGGTATCTTTAACTAA
- a CDS encoding inorganic triphosphatase has translation MSAEIELKLFFLPIFQENIINELDSLMGATPKGMRRLANGYFDTPKLQLRHWDMGLRVRGYDDHKEQTIKTAGKVVGGIHSRPEYNVTIEGDFPNLSLFPQEIWPTDADLAAVQAELQCVFHTDFYRRTWHVTIADALIEVALDIGDIRASGQQEALCELEFELLSGDAKALLLLADQIAQKVPVRLGKASKAQRGYRLAGQSKPLTLSALEFLPLPVPLDVNLHQPHQQDLTATCQVLLETALERWQLLEAMIAEEQDLEASVALWWRMRACVRLLRMTLTQFELGTEALLKQFTLIEQQLDFIEVAQALTALLGSQKCLLNRLDERNALVNQLQYKLNELNLAGRLSALWQLLDYGQLQLKLVDILLDVSAGHIGFSKDQGLRYHANAAQQASWQAIIEAMPKDAEMSLTDYLNCASVLEESMQVGQAYGLLYEAKSRDAFRTPWQDLALGIKTLACYRELQLAADATGLDLKEWLDAKQQSLLFAMEASRQNALSQSTYW, from the coding sequence ATGAGTGCTGAGATCGAATTAAAACTATTTTTCCTGCCAATATTTCAAGAAAACATTATAAATGAATTAGATAGCTTAATGGGGGCAACTCCTAAGGGAATGCGCCGTTTGGCGAACGGCTATTTTGATACTCCCAAGTTACAGCTGCGTCATTGGGACATGGGTCTCAGGGTGCGTGGCTACGATGACCATAAAGAACAGACGATTAAAACCGCAGGTAAGGTGGTTGGCGGTATCCATTCACGCCCAGAATATAATGTGACTATTGAAGGCGATTTCCCGAATTTATCACTTTTCCCTCAAGAAATTTGGCCAACGGATGCCGATTTAGCCGCCGTTCAAGCTGAATTGCAATGTGTGTTTCACACGGATTTTTACCGCCGCACTTGGCACGTGACTATTGCCGATGCACTGATTGAAGTGGCATTGGATATTGGTGATATTCGCGCTTCTGGCCAGCAAGAGGCTTTGTGTGAGCTCGAATTTGAGCTATTAAGTGGTGATGCTAAGGCATTATTGTTACTCGCCGATCAAATTGCTCAAAAGGTGCCTGTGCGATTAGGTAAGGCGAGTAAAGCGCAGCGTGGTTATCGCTTAGCTGGCCAGTCCAAGCCGTTAACCTTAAGTGCCCTCGAATTTTTACCTTTACCAGTCCCCTTAGATGTCAATCTCCATCAGCCACATCAGCAGGATTTAACGGCCACCTGTCAAGTGCTACTCGAAACGGCACTTGAGCGTTGGCAGTTACTCGAAGCCATGATAGCCGAAGAGCAGGATTTAGAGGCTAGTGTTGCCCTTTGGTGGCGGATGCGTGCCTGTGTTCGTTTGCTGCGAATGACCTTAACTCAGTTTGAATTGGGAACCGAAGCATTGCTTAAGCAATTTACGCTTATCGAGCAGCAACTGGATTTTATTGAAGTAGCCCAAGCGTTAACGGCGTTACTTGGCAGCCAAAAGTGCCTATTGAACCGACTCGATGAGCGCAACGCGTTAGTCAACCAACTGCAATATAAGCTAAATGAACTTAACCTTGCTGGGCGTCTGAGCGCATTATGGCAGTTGCTGGATTACGGCCAGCTGCAACTTAAGCTGGTTGATATTCTGCTAGACGTGAGTGCGGGGCATATTGGTTTCTCGAAGGATCAAGGTTTGCGCTACCATGCCAATGCTGCGCAGCAAGCCTCGTGGCAGGCGATTATTGAAGCGATGCCAAAGGACGCTGAAATGAGCCTGACAGATTACTTAAACTGCGCTTCAGTCCTTGAGGAGAGTATGCAGGTCGGTCAGGCCTATGGGCTCTTATATGAGGCAAAGTCGCGGGATGCCTTTAGGACGCCTTGGCAGGATTTAGCATTAGGCATTAAGACCTTGGCTTGCTATCGCGAATTGCAACTGGCAGCTGATGCGACAGGGCTTGATCTAAAAGAGTGGCTCGACGCTAAGCAGCAAAGCCTTTTATTTGCCATGGAAGCTTCAAGACAAAACGCATTGTCTCAATCCACCTATTGGTAA
- a CDS encoding TIGR00153 family protein, producing MPVNSILGVFAKSPIKPLQEHMDKVYDCASLLVPFFEATITGDWDGAVQLRKQISLAEKQGDSLKREIRLTLPSGLFMPVERTDLLELLTQQDKIANKAKDISGRVIGRQLLIPQVMQVPFIAYLQRCIDAVGLAKQVINELDDLLEAGFRGREVDLVAKMINELDIIEEDTDDLQIQLRRQLFALESELNPVDVMFLYKTIEWVGGLADLAERVGSRLELMLARV from the coding sequence ATGCCAGTAAACTCTATTTTGGGCGTGTTTGCAAAATCGCCAATTAAGCCTCTGCAAGAGCACATGGACAAGGTATACGATTGTGCATCGTTACTGGTTCCCTTTTTCGAAGCCACTATCACAGGCGACTGGGATGGTGCAGTTCAACTACGTAAGCAAATCAGTTTAGCGGAAAAGCAAGGTGACTCACTCAAACGTGAAATTCGCCTCACTCTGCCAAGCGGTCTGTTTATGCCAGTTGAGCGTACTGATTTATTGGAATTACTGACTCAACAAGACAAAATCGCAAACAAAGCAAAAGATATTTCTGGTCGTGTTATCGGACGTCAATTGCTTATCCCTCAGGTCATGCAAGTCCCCTTTATTGCCTATCTACAACGTTGTATTGACGCAGTAGGTCTTGCAAAACAAGTGATTAACGAACTCGACGATCTGCTTGAAGCAGGTTTCCGTGGTCGTGAAGTCGACTTAGTGGCCAAAATGATCAACGAACTCGACATCATCGAAGAAGATACTGACGATCTGCAAATTCAATTACGTCGTCAACTCTTTGCACTGGAATCAGAACTGAATCCAGTCGATGTGATGTTCCTCTACAAAACAATTGAATGGGTCGGTGGTCTTGCCGATCTGGCCGAACGAGTTGGCTCACGTCTAGAGTTGATGTTAGCTCGCGTTTAA